A region of the Gouania willdenowi chromosome 1, fGouWil2.1, whole genome shotgun sequence genome:
tttgtatatatataacatCTAATTAAACATGTAACTATTTCTGGTCTAACCTCGTAAAGCTTGGTTAGCAAATCTAAAGAAAGCTGCAGAAATAAgctacatttaatttatttattttatttatttattcagtttatttctgacATGGTAACATTCACTTggttacattgattttttttttttttttgtacatgccgaaaaaggagacaagAGAAGCAATTTGCTTTTtcaggtcccgtcccctgttttgtacattgaaaatttacatgggtttacatgtctctctggtcaaacattcttaagttgttctgaacagtccttttttgtgtaggatttattctcatctgtagtcagtgctgtctttttttatttttattttttttttttattcctcctcctctccatcgctGCTCGTATCAGCCTCCAGTTCAAAAAAAAGTTCATCTTGTTTTGTCTCCACATCAAGGCCACTCCAGCTGTTGTCAGCTCCCTTGGCAGTGTTGTGTTTTCCACTgctatattaatattaataatatactgCTGAGTTTGTCTCCTCCATCAGTCCCATTGGTTGGAGAGCAGTGGATTGGTTTTACAAGTAAtttggtaaaaagaaaaaagattatgtacaatatttttttaaataatttcttaGAAACAAACAGGacttcattttgtgtactttccttaaaccaaaaaccaaaccattaaatatgtttcgatattgggttataacttaaccctaagacgctacgtacttgtacttcagtaaacgtactaatagcaccgggggttgttagtacaaatagacactttcatgcATAAGTGTTAGGcggtggctatccgtacggttgccgtatcaatataccgacattctatccgtacgcagcgcccctcattgtccagtttaggtcacatgataggtcagtcattggccagtttagttcagactaaacctaaccgtaaacctaaccctaaaaattgttgcgatacaGGGTTATCACCTAAcccgctacgtacgtgtacttcggtaaacataTTGATAGCACTGTGGGTTgtccgtacgaatagacactttctaattGTCATTGCCTAagaaatagagattttaaaGTGTCAGTTTAACCTTACAAAGActattttcaatttatttttttcaatgattaTATGAACAATAAGGATTAAATGAAGATTGAATAGAAATAATCAGAATTAAATGTGGGGATTAGTTTTCTAATACTGTTGCATTAACATGATATATTGTGTTTTGCTGTCCCCACTCTGTCTTCCAAAGACGAGCAAAAACCAGATTAAAGTAGATTTGGTGGACGAGAACTTCACAGAGTTGAGGGGTGAAATCGCAGGTCCTCCAGATACGCCCTACGAAGGTAAACtcacatgtttttattgatcGGCAAAAAGTCGGCTGGTGTCACACTTaaattctgttatttttttccccttttcagGCGGACGGTATcaacttgaaataaaaattcCTGAAACGTATCCTTTTAATCCTCCTAAGGTATGTAGACTTTTGCATCATGACACTCTTAGATCATTTCAACATGTGATGAATCCCAGGCACAACTTCAGTCATGTCAATGGTAGTGGAAACAAGTCAATCTGAAGAATCCGACCAAAACATGAATAAAGATAAAACAGTCACAAACCAGTCATCGCATTAAACGATTATCAGTTGAACCTCAACATCTCATAGAAGAGCGCTTGATCTCGAGGGATTTTCTAATCCTGTGCAGGCGTGACATAATGATCACTGGAAGCTCACTACATACatgccttttcaaaataagagcctgaGTCTATACAGAAGCATCTCTGGACTATTATTGGGTGATAACGTTCTAAAAGTAGCCTGATTCTTTTAAATGTGAAGTTAATAATGTCACATACACATTTATGATCCAAGCCTTTACCACTGAACTGGGGGACTATTTTGACACTACCTATTGTTGCCCTTCAGGTGCGTTTCATCACAAAGATCTGGCACCCTAACATCAGTTCTGTGACGGGAGCGATATGTTTGGACATTTTAAAAGACCAGTGGTGAGTGACAAGTATTTACTCCATGTATTGTCAGGCTCGTCTATCAAACCCTCTCCAATTATTCATGTCTGTTAATATTCAGTGGTTAATAAAGAACCTTCACAggttcctttcacacacatacattaaaaactgcatttgggTTTTCTTGCAAGTCCATTTTTCTCCACTTACATGTTCCCCTCTTGAATGCGCCTCACTCAGGGCAGCAGCCATGACTCTGCGAACAGTGCTGTTATCGCTACAGGCGCTTCTTGCTGCTGCAGAACCAGACGATCCTCAGGACGCAGTAGTAGCTAACCAGGTGaggaaaatagtttttaatgCTACAAAAGCCTTAATCAGCAAATTGTGTTATTTCAATTggttgaatgtatttatttgatagTGACAATGCAAGTTAACATAGTTTGAGTACAGTATAAAAGATGATGCATTTCACAAACAATGTACAGCTTTTGCTAGTTTCTAACTTTTGTCACTTGTTGGTCCTCTATGTAAAATGAAGTGAAAATTGACCAGATATGGTACATATTTATCGAATATCCAATATTgacagccactgaataagaaaatgcagagtaaagacaagtgtgtgtgagggagagagaaaGCTGGACACCCGAGGTGGCGCATGTGGCTGCGGTGCAGAGAGACGCTGTGCGCGGAGCTGCATGGATGTCGCTCCGGACGCACCACTCCAttgagctcctgtgtcttttttttcccatgttTTGACCTTAAAACTCTTGTCGCGTTGATGGCaggagcgtcaggccagaatcagctgagcagCGATGGCACCAGGTTCACAAATGAGTGTGTGTAACAAGCGctctcaggagctcagacctgctggatgatggtcagtagatcatcatCAATGGTgctgactgattgacagactgtgttgctgcattaactcagatgaaTGActgtttctgtccaaatctgcctgtttttcatggactgataagagcaaagttacaggacctgatggagcagccacattaaattagggggaaaaacatcattaggttttaaaccCCTCGTTTTCATTTCATAGTGGGAAAACttcatatgaaacacattttattaattgttaactactgtaacatggttctacaGTTTTgcgtttatttaaattataattgacagtttttatagaatttccatgccaattacaaagtaaatgatctgaaatcattacaattcatttatgattgcaacagatttttaaaattacaattttgtcaattgtaattgattatcaattccacgattacaattattactGACTCCACCCCTGGTTCCTACCAGTGTTTGCAGTCAAactgtttagttttttgaaaGAAGCCAGTGTTGTGTTGGGCTGTTTGCTGTTCTCttgactttgtgtttgtgtctctGCAGTATAAACAGAACCCAGAAATGTTCAGACAGACGGCGAAGCTTTGGTCCCACGTTTATGCCGGTGCTCCCGCTTCCAGCTCTGAGTACACCCGAAAAATAGACAAACTCTGTGCCATGGGCTTTGATAAGGTCAGAACCAGCTCTCTGTCCAACTGCATCAATCATGTAAAAACTAGGAATCATTACTTATTTTTCTCTTCACCGATAGATATATCGTAATAAATCCATCTTTACTTCTTTTTGACAGAATGCTGTAATTGCCGCGTTGTCTTCTAAATCCTGGGATGTGGAGACGGCGACGGAGTTGCTTCTCAGTAATTGAGTCTCTTCTCTCATCTCAGCGTCGGAGCCTTAACTGAACGAACAAGTCTTCATCATCTACAGTGGGAGGGATCTTCTTCCATACATACAAACCTGGCAACGGTAGCAATGCAGTGGCCAATTTTCCACACCACGCCTACAACAACAATCAGTCATCTGTTTCTTTTGTGGACCTCACATCAAAGAcatgttctacattttctcCTGATTTTTGACTAGTTATTTTTTCTATATGTGTTGCCTATTTTTGCGAGTTGGAACAACTGCCTTTTGCCAGGGTAAGACGTGAATCCTGCACCCTGCCAGCGACTGTGGGTCAGATTCACTCTTTTGACACTGTAAAAGTCTTG
Encoded here:
- the ube2kb gene encoding ubiquitin-conjugating enzyme E2Kb, whose amino-acid sequence is MANIAVQRIKREFKEVLKSEETSKNQIKVDLVDENFTELRGEIAGPPDTPYEGGRYQLEIKIPETYPFNPPKVRFITKIWHPNISSVTGAICLDILKDQWAAAMTLRTVLLSLQALLAAAEPDDPQDAVVANQYKQNPEMFRQTAKLWSHVYAGAPASSSEYTRKIDKLCAMGFDKNAVIAALSSKSWDVETATELLLSN